The Sulfurimonas lithotrophica genome includes a region encoding these proteins:
- a CDS encoding O-acetylhomoserine aminocarboxypropyltransferase/cysteine synthase family protein — protein sequence MELQTSALHAGYEKDTQGTMAVPIYQTTAYEFRDVEHAANLFALKELGNIYTRLNNPTTDVFEKRFAALEGGEAALATSSGMSAIFFAIANAAEAGDNIVCAKQLYGGSLTQTAHTLKRFGIEARFFDVHNPAAIEELVDDKTKVIFFESLTNPSIDVADIDAIVAIADKYNILTVVDNTVATPVLCRPLERGADITVHSASKYTTGQGLAIGGILVERKGLIDKLKGNARYAHFNEPDASYHGLVYTDVPLPPFTLRARLSLLRDLGAVSSPFNSWLFIQGMEHLSLRMREHSKNALELATFLESHPKVKKVNYPGLKSNSNYEMAQKYFENGLCSGLLSFEVEDMAAAEKIVNATELYSLVVNIGDSKSIITHPASTTHQQLSAEELDACGVPAGLIRISCGLESSKDLIADMKQALEA from the coding sequence ATGGAACTACAAACTTCAGCACTTCATGCAGGTTATGAGAAAGATACTCAGGGGACTATGGCAGTTCCTATCTACCAAACAACTGCATATGAATTTCGTGATGTAGAACACGCAGCAAACCTTTTTGCACTAAAAGAGTTAGGCAATATCTACACACGTCTAAACAATCCTACAACCGATGTGTTTGAGAAACGTTTTGCAGCACTAGAGGGTGGAGAAGCTGCACTTGCTACATCAAGCGGTATGAGTGCTATATTTTTTGCTATTGCAAATGCTGCTGAAGCGGGTGACAATATAGTTTGTGCAAAACAACTTTACGGCGGAAGTTTAACTCAAACTGCTCATACACTGAAGCGTTTCGGTATAGAAGCTAGATTTTTTGACGTACATAATCCTGCTGCCATAGAAGAGCTTGTAGATGACAAAACTAAAGTTATCTTTTTTGAGTCTTTAACAAACCCAAGTATAGATGTAGCAGATATAGATGCGATTGTAGCAATAGCGGATAAATACAACATATTAACTGTAGTTGATAATACTGTTGCGACTCCTGTACTTTGTCGTCCACTAGAACGCGGTGCTGATATAACTGTTCACAGTGCTTCTAAATACACAACCGGTCAAGGACTTGCGATCGGCGGAATACTTGTTGAGAGAAAAGGTCTTATAGATAAACTAAAAGGAAATGCACGTTATGCACACTTTAACGAACCGGATGCATCGTACCACGGTTTAGTTTATACAGATGTACCCTTACCGCCTTTTACACTTCGTGCACGTTTAAGCCTGCTTCGTGATTTAGGAGCTGTAAGCTCACCGTTTAACTCATGGCTGTTTATCCAAGGTATGGAGCATCTTAGTCTGCGTATGCGTGAACACTCTAAAAATGCACTTGAATTAGCTACATTCTTAGAGTCACATCCTAAGGTTAAAAAAGTGAACTACCCAGGACTTAAAAGTAACTCTAACTATGAAATGGCACAAAAGTACTTTGAAAACGGCTTATGTTCAGGTCTGCTTAGTTTTGAAGTTGAAGATATGGCTGCGGCTGAAAAAATAGTAAATGCAACCGAGCTTTACTCACTTGTTGTAAATATAGGTGATAGCAAATCAATCATCACTCACCCTGCTTCTACGACTCACCAACAGTTATCTGCCGAAGAGTTGGATGCTTGTGGTGTTCCTGCAGGACTTATCCGTATTTCATGCGGGCTTGAGAGCTCAAAAGATTTGATAGCCGATATGAAACAAGCTTTAGAAGCCTGA
- the metX gene encoding homoserine O-acetyltransferase MetX gives MSLNLQTHTEHFTNPLYLESGRILEPYDITYETYGELNEDKSNVVVVCHALTGSHHAAGTYEDERKAGWWDGLIGSGKAVDTDKYFVICTNVIGSCFGSTGPMSPKHPHHEPYRYKFPVVTIKDMVKAQRILFDRLDIHRVEAIIGGSMGGMQALQFAIHYPNFAKKIIALATTYATQPWAIAFNKVASESILKDPEFKQGYYDPEVIKENGLSGMAVGRMAGHISFLSHESMDEKFGREYKRTDGLYELFGKFQVESYLEYNGYNFTKWFDPLAYLYITKAINIYDLSRGFDSLAEALQKITAKLHLISFSNDMLFKSDEMKHIDDVLNENAQTNHKYIDIQSDYGHDAFLVELEKFDFYIKEALDE, from the coding sequence TTGAGTTTAAATCTACAAACACATACAGAACATTTTACTAATCCACTCTACCTTGAGAGTGGACGTATATTAGAACCTTACGATATAACTTATGAGACATACGGTGAGTTAAACGAGGACAAAAGTAATGTTGTTGTAGTTTGTCATGCACTCACGGGAAGCCACCATGCGGCGGGTACTTATGAAGATGAGAGAAAAGCAGGTTGGTGGGACGGACTCATAGGCAGCGGCAAAGCTGTAGATACCGATAAATACTTTGTAATATGTACTAATGTAATAGGCTCATGTTTTGGCTCAACCGGACCGATGAGTCCAAAACATCCGCATCATGAACCGTATCGTTATAAATTTCCGGTAGTTACTATAAAAGATATGGTAAAAGCTCAACGCATCCTTTTTGACAGGCTTGATATCCACAGAGTTGAAGCGATTATAGGTGGAAGTATGGGCGGTATGCAAGCCCTTCAGTTTGCTATACACTACCCTAACTTTGCAAAAAAGATAATCGCTTTGGCTACAACTTATGCTACACAGCCATGGGCTATTGCATTTAATAAAGTTGCATCTGAGTCTATACTTAAAGACCCTGAATTCAAACAAGGTTATTATGACCCGGAAGTTATAAAAGAGAATGGTCTAAGCGGTATGGCGGTTGGTCGCATGGCAGGACACATAAGCTTTTTATCACATGAATCAATGGATGAAAAGTTTGGTCGTGAGTATAAAAGAACCGATGGTTTATATGAGCTTTTTGGTAAATTTCAAGTTGAATCATATTTAGAGTACAACGGTTATAACTTTACAAAATGGTTTGACCCATTGGCTTATCTTTATATTACAAAAGCCATAAATATTTACGACCTCTCACGTGGATTTGATTCTTTAGCAGAAGCGCTTCAGAAAATAACCGCAAAACTGCATCTAATAAGCTTTAGCAACGATATGTTATTTAAAAGCGATGAGATGAAACATATAGATGATGTTTTAAACGAAAACGCTCAGACAAATCACAAATATATCGATATACAAAGTGATTACGGGCACGATGCATTTTTAGTAGAGTTGGAAAAATTTGATTTTTATATAAAAGAGGCATTAGATGAGTAA
- the xseB gene encoding exodeoxyribonuclease VII small subunit, producing the protein MSKENTNFETKLENAKKTLETLMNPEITLQDSVKAYEKGIKELQEAQKILEDAQIKITEIKNS; encoded by the coding sequence ATGAGTAAAGAAAATACAAACTTCGAGACAAAACTTGAAAATGCAAAAAAGACATTAGAGACTCTGATGAATCCCGAAATCACTTTGCAAGACAGCGTAAAAGCATATGAAAAAGGTATCAAAGAACTTCAAGAGGCTCAAAAAATACTAGAAGATGCACAGATAAAAATTACAGAGATTAAGAACTCATAA
- a CDS encoding carbon-nitrogen hydrolase family protein: MRAAVLQLSSQGMSSTKLYNYIRIANKKGVKLLLLGEYILNPFFKELESMSLSMIKEQADFQIKMLKELSNTYHITIVAPMVIVKKDKIYKYVVKFAPSSTSYYQQQLLINYPHWNEKKYFSNEQEELKTPLIFKIEGFKFAIMNGYEIHFDEMFEKLKDKNIDCLLLPGVSTFDSYERWKALILSRAFTHNIYILRANRIGDYDDKDFLWNFYGDSLLASPNGELLEHLGNKEELMIVQMNHLEVVKSRRVWAFRENLSKI, encoded by the coding sequence ATGAGAGCAGCCGTACTGCAACTAAGTTCCCAAGGGATGAGTAGTACAAAACTCTATAACTACATACGCATCGCCAACAAAAAAGGAGTAAAGCTACTCCTTTTGGGTGAATATATTCTCAACCCTTTTTTTAAAGAGTTAGAGTCAATGAGCCTGAGCATGATAAAAGAACAGGCAGATTTTCAAATAAAGATGCTTAAAGAGTTATCAAATACATACCATATAACTATAGTAGCACCGATGGTTATTGTTAAAAAAGATAAAATTTATAAATATGTCGTAAAATTTGCACCGAGTTCTACATCATACTATCAACAACAACTTCTTATAAACTATCCGCATTGGAATGAAAAAAAATATTTCTCAAATGAGCAAGAAGAGTTAAAAACTCCCCTGATTTTCAAAATAGAGGGTTTTAAGTTTGCAATTATGAACGGTTATGAGATACATTTTGATGAGATGTTTGAAAAATTAAAAGATAAAAATATAGACTGTCTTTTACTCCCCGGTGTATCAACTTTTGATTCATACGAGAGATGGAAAGCACTTATACTCTCACGTGCTTTTACGCATAACATATATATTTTAAGAGCCAATCGTATAGGCGACTACGACGATAAAGATTTTTTATGGAATTTTTACGGGGACTCACTGCTAGCTTCTCCAAACGGCGAACTACTTGAGCATCTAGGGAACAAAGAAGAGTTGATGATAGTCCAAATGAATCATTTAGAAGTTGTAAAATCCAGAAGAGTGTGGGCTTTTAGAGAAAATTTGTCAAAAATCTAG